The genomic region GGTCAGCGCCGAGCCCATGCCGCAGGCGACGGCGCCGGCCGCGATCCACTCCGGTGCGTTCTCGATTGTCACACCTCCCGTGGGTATCACGGGAGCCTGGGGCAGGGCGGCCCGCACATCGCGCAGCCAGGACGGCGGCACGGCCGACGCGGGGAAGAGCTTCAGCGCGTCGGCCCCCTCCTCCAGGGCCCGCACCATTTCGGTCGGGGTGCTCACACCGGGGAAGACGGGGACGCCGTAGCGGTGTCCGGTACGGATCACCTCCGGGTGGAGGCTCGGCGAGACCAGGAAGCGGGCGCCCGCCTCCACGGCCGCCCGCGCGGCGGCCCCGTCGAGCACGGTGCCCGCTCCGACCAGTGCGCCGGGGCGCTGCTCGGTCAGCTGCGCCACCGCCCGCAGTGCGCGCGGGGTGGTGAGGGCGATCTCCACGGCCCGCAGCCCGGCGTCCAGTACGGCGCCGGCCGCGACGACGGCCTTCTCGGGGCCGGGGGTGCGGACGATGCCGAAGACGCGCTGAGCCGTGACGGCCCGGACGGTCTCCCAGCGGTACATGTGGTCCATGACGTTGCTCTCCTCGGAGGAAGGGGGCGGGGTGGGGTGGTCAGCGGTGGACGGTCTCGGCGCCGCCGGTGAACGCGGCGAGCGCCCGGTCCAGCCCCGCCCGGTCGGGGAGCCCGTCGGTGTCCGTGGCGCACTGCACGACCAGTGCGGCGACGGCCGCCGCCTCGCGCAGACAGACCTCGTACGGCTCCGCGCGCAGCACCCCGGAGAGGAACCCCGCGGCGAACGCGTCCCCCGCGCCCACCGGGTCGGTCACCGGCACCCGGAAGGGCGGTTGCCGCCAACTCGCCTCCCGCGTATGGCAGGAGGCCGATTTGTCCCGGTGCTTGACCACCACGGTGCGCGCCCCGGCCGCGAGCAGCCGCTGTGGACCCGGCACACCGAGCAGCTCCAGCTCGTCCTCGCCGGCCAGCACCAGATCGGCCCGTTCCAGGAGCGGGCCGACGACCTCGCGCCACCGGGCGGGAGTGCCGAGCTTCAGGCGCACGTTCGGGTCGAAGGAGACCGCAGCCCCCGCCTCGTGCGCCAGCTCGAACAGCCGCAGGGTGGCGTGGTGGGCGGAGTCCGACAGCATCGGGGTGATGCCGGTGAGGTGGACGGTCCCGGCGCCGCCGAGCACCTCCGGTGTCAGCTCGTCCGGCGTGAGCAGCGAGGCGGCGGAGCCCGTCCGGTGGTACTGCACATCGATCGCTCGGGCCGGATGGCTGTCGCGCAGCAGCAGTCCGGTGGGCGCGGCCGGATCGGTCGTCGCGTACGAGGTGTCCACGCCGTCGGCGCGCAGCTGGGCCAGCACGGCCCGCCCGGCCGGATCGTCGCCGACCCGGCCGAGCCAGCGGACCGGGTGTCCCAGCCTGGCGAGACCCGCCGCGACATTGGACTCCGCGCCCGCGATCGAACGGCGGAAGGCGGTGGCCCGCTCCAGCGGAATGCCGGGCTCCGCCAACATCAGCAACATGGCCTCGCCACAGGTGACGAGAGCGGGGCCGCCCGCGCCGCCGGGGCCGCCCGCGCCGTCCGGGCCGTTCATCGCGTCAACTCCGGTATCAGATCGCTGAATTCGGCGCAGAACCGGTCGATCAGACGCAGCTCCTCGTGGTCGAGACGGTGACCGGGCGCACGGCAGTGCGCCGAACCGAACCAGCCACGGCGTACCGAGATCTCCTTCTCCGCGGCGACGATCAGCTCCACGCCCTGCATCCAGTACGACAGGTAGGGAAGCATCCGGGTGTGCAGCGCGAGAGCCCCGTCCTCGTCCCCCGATTCCCAGCGGCGCCACAGCTCGACGTACAGCTCGGTGAAGGAACACCCCGGCTGGACCCCGACCGCGCCGCGCCGCAGGGCGTCGGGCAGCTGGAGCCCGGCGAGGCCGACGAGCGCGGGCAGCGGCCGGTCGCCCTCCGCGAGGGCGGCGATCAGCCGGCCGGGCGGCGACGACTCGACCTTGACCCAGCGCAGATTGGGGTGTTCGGCGGCGAGCAGACGCAGGGTCGGGGCGTCCAGTGCGGTACCGGTCTGCGCGGGGGCGTACTGCACGACGACCGGCAGCGGATGGACAGCGGCGAGCACCGCCCGTACGTGGGCCAGTACGGCGTCGCGCGACGGGCCGAGGAAGTGCGGCGGCAGCACGTTGATCACGTCGGCGCCCCGCTCGGCCGCCGACCGGGCCTGGGCCACGGCGTGCCGGGTCGCGTGGTCGGGCACCGACACGATGGCGGCGACGTCGGACCGCTCCCGGGTGCGGTCGAGCAGCAGACCGGTGAGCAACTCCCGCTCCGCACCGTCGAGTTTGTGGAACTCACCGGCGAAGCCGGGGAACATCACCGAGCTGACGCCGGTGGCGAGCACCCGGTCGACGACGGTGGTGAAGCCCGCGGGGTCGAGATCGCCGTTGTCGTGGAAGGGCACTTCGAGAACGGGCGAGACGCCGCGCACCAGCGCCTCGGTGCGGTCGGCGTAAGTCCTACCGGTCAGCCCGGTCAGCCCGGTCAGCCCGGTCAGCCCGGTCCGGTCGGTCGTGGGTACGTCGGTCATGGCGGACTCCTCAGAAGGCCTGGCGCGGCGGGGTGGAATCGGTCGAGCCGACCAGGAAGTCCAGGTCGACGCCGGTGTCGGCCTGCGTCACGTGCTGGGTGTACAGGTAGGTCCAGCCACGCTCCACAGGCGGCTCGGGCGCCTTCCAGCCGCTCCGGCGCAGCTCCAGCTCGGCATCGTCCACCAGGACGTCCAGGCGACGGCCGGGGACGTCGAGACAGACCTGGTCCCCGGTCCGTACGAGGGCGAGCGGCCCGCCGACAGCCGCCTCGGGCGCCACATGCAGCACACAGGTACCGAATGCGGTCCCGGACATCCGCGCGTCGGAGATGCGGACCATGTCCCGCACCCCCGCGTCGAGCAGCTTCTTCGGAAGCGCGAGGTTGCCCACCTCGGGCATGCCGGGATAGCCGCGGGGGCCGGTGTTCCGTACCACCAGGACGGTCTCGGCGGTGACGTCGAGGTCCGGGTCCTCGGCGACGGCGAGGTACTCCTCCAGGGAGTCGAAGACCAGCGCGGGCCCGGTGTGGCTGAGCAACTGCGGTGCTGCCGCGGACTGTTTGATGACGGCTCCGTCGGGAGCCAGGTTGCCGCGGAGCACGGCGGTACCGCTGCCCGCGGGCAGCACCGGGTTGTCGAAGGGGCGGATGACCTCGCGGTCGTACACCGCCACACCCGCGCAGTTCTCCAGGAGCGAGCGGCCGGTGACGGTGACGGTGTCGCGGTGGAGGTACTCGCGCAGATCGTTGACGAGTGCGGGCAGCCCGCCCGCGTACGCGAACTCCTCCATCAGGAAGCGGCCCGAGGGCATCAGGTCGACCAGCAGGGGCAGTTCGGCGCCGAGCCGGTCGAAGTCGTCGAGGGCGAGCGGCACGCCCAGCCGTCCCGCGACGGCGAGCAGATGGACCACGGCGTTGGTCGAGCCGCCGATGGCCGCGTTGATGCGGATGGCGTTCTCGAACGCCTCCCGGGTCATGATCCGTCGCGGTGTGAGATCGCTGGTGGCCAGCTCCACGGCGCGGGCGCCGGTCTCCTCGGCGAGCGTGCCGCGCCGGGCGTCGACCGCGGGCAGTCCGGAGCCGCCGGGCACCATCATGCCGAGGGCCTCGGTGAGGCAGGCCATGGTGGAGGCGGTGCCCATGGTCATGCAGTGACCGGCCGACCGGTTCAGCGAGGACTCGAACTCGGTGAACTCCTCCTGGCTGATCGTCCCCGCCCGCAGTTCCTCGGTCATCCGCCAGATGTCCGTGCCCGAGCCGACATCGCGACCCTGGAAGCGGCCGTTGAGCATCGGGCCGCCGGTGAAGACCATCGCGGGCACTCCGGCGCTGGCCGCGCCCATGAGGGCGGCCGGGGTCGTCTTGTCGCAGCCGGTCAGCAGGACGACGGCGTCGAGCGGGTTGGCCCGGATCTGCTCCTCGATCTCCATCGCGGCGAGATTGCGGTAGAGCATCGACGTCGGCCGCAGGAACGGCTCGCCCAGTGACATCGCCGGGAACTCCAGCGGGAAGCCGCCGGCCTGGAGCACCCCGCGCTTCACCGCGTCGGCGATGATCTGGAGGTGGCCGTTGCAGGGCGTCAGCTCGGAGAAGGTGTTGCAGATGCCGACGACCGGCCGGCCGTCGAAGTTGTGGCCGCCGCGTCCCATGGCCCGCAGATGGTGGCGGGCGATGAACCCGTTCTTCCCGCCGTCCCCGAACCAGGCGCGACTGCGCAGCTGCGGTGCCATGAGGTGAACCCTTCGATGCGGTAGCCGTGGTCGGCGGGCTGTGACCGTTTCTGAAATTCCCGCCAGCTCTTTAATGGTGCTATCAAAGCACGATACGGTCCAGCCTGTGCCTGCAAGGCGCGGACCAGGATCAATGAGGATCGTCACAACCAGGAGGAACGCCCCATGGAGACCGCCGTGGAACGCACCACGATGAAGGCGGTGACCTGGCGGCTCATGCCGTTCCTGGTCCTGCTCTACCTCGTCGCCTGCGCGGACCGGTCCGATGTCGGCTTCGCCAAAAGGCCGGGGCGTAGGGCGTGTCCCGCTTCCTGTGTCCTGCTTCCCGCGTGACGAAAAGGGGCGCCGTACGCTCAACGCCCCAGCGCCGCCTGCATGACCGCCCGTGCGATCGGTGCGGCGAACCCGCCGCCCGAGATGTCCGCGCGATTGGCCGAGGCGTCCTCGACCACCACGGCCACCGCCACCGCGGGG from Streptomyces sp. NBC_01267 harbors:
- a CDS encoding sugar kinase; translation: MNGPDGAGGPGGAGGPALVTCGEAMLLMLAEPGIPLERATAFRRSIAGAESNVAAGLARLGHPVRWLGRVGDDPAGRAVLAQLRADGVDTSYATTDPAAPTGLLLRDSHPARAIDVQYHRTGSAASLLTPDELTPEVLGGAGTVHLTGITPMLSDSAHHATLRLFELAHEAGAAVSFDPNVRLKLGTPARWREVVGPLLERADLVLAGEDELELLGVPGPQRLLAAGARTVVVKHRDKSASCHTREASWRQPPFRVPVTDPVGAGDAFAAGFLSGVLRAEPYEVCLREAAAVAALVVQCATDTDGLPDRAGLDRALAAFTGGAETVHR
- a CDS encoding IlvD/Edd family dehydratase; translation: MAPQLRSRAWFGDGGKNGFIARHHLRAMGRGGHNFDGRPVVGICNTFSELTPCNGHLQIIADAVKRGVLQAGGFPLEFPAMSLGEPFLRPTSMLYRNLAAMEIEEQIRANPLDAVVLLTGCDKTTPAALMGAASAGVPAMVFTGGPMLNGRFQGRDVGSGTDIWRMTEELRAGTISQEEFTEFESSLNRSAGHCMTMGTASTMACLTEALGMMVPGGSGLPAVDARRGTLAEETGARAVELATSDLTPRRIMTREAFENAIRINAAIGGSTNAVVHLLAVAGRLGVPLALDDFDRLGAELPLLVDLMPSGRFLMEEFAYAGGLPALVNDLREYLHRDTVTVTGRSLLENCAGVAVYDREVIRPFDNPVLPAGSGTAVLRGNLAPDGAVIKQSAAAPQLLSHTGPALVFDSLEEYLAVAEDPDLDVTAETVLVVRNTGPRGYPGMPEVGNLALPKKLLDAGVRDMVRISDARMSGTAFGTCVLHVAPEAAVGGPLALVRTGDQVCLDVPGRRLDVLVDDAELELRRSGWKAPEPPVERGWTYLYTQHVTQADTGVDLDFLVGSTDSTPPRQAF
- a CDS encoding bifunctional 4-hydroxy-2-oxoglutarate aldolase/2-dehydro-3-deoxy-phosphogluconate aldolase, with product MYRWETVRAVTAQRVFGIVRTPGPEKAVVAAGAVLDAGLRAVEIALTTPRALRAVAQLTEQRPGALVGAGTVLDGAAARAAVEAGARFLVSPSLHPEVIRTGHRYGVPVFPGVSTPTEMVRALEEGADALKLFPASAVPPSWLRDVRAALPQAPVIPTGGVTIENAPEWIAAGAVACGMGSALTSGGAEAAGERVTALLGRLAAAR
- a CDS encoding dihydrodipicolinate synthase family protein, yielding MTDVPTTDRTGLTGLTGLTGLTGRTYADRTEALVRGVSPVLEVPFHDNGDLDPAGFTTVVDRVLATGVSSVMFPGFAGEFHKLDGAERELLTGLLLDRTRERSDVAAIVSVPDHATRHAVAQARSAAERGADVINVLPPHFLGPSRDAVLAHVRAVLAAVHPLPVVVQYAPAQTGTALDAPTLRLLAAEHPNLRWVKVESSPPGRLIAALAEGDRPLPALVGLAGLQLPDALRRGAVGVQPGCSFTELYVELWRRWESGDEDGALALHTRMLPYLSYWMQGVELIVAAEKEISVRRGWFGSAHCRAPGHRLDHEELRLIDRFCAEFSDLIPELTR